In Pedobacter sp. W3I1, one DNA window encodes the following:
- a CDS encoding DUF5009 domain-containing protein, protein MNQLPLRILSIDVLRAITMLLMIFVNDVAGVSNIPQWIEHTPANVDGMGFSDLIFPAFLFIVGLSLPFAIQSRKDKGAGLFSISAYIILRALALIVMGFFHVNLENYDHHSALLPYPVYTILITIAFFLVWLDYPQNLSKVKKNGFIGLGISLIVVLVLLYKGGSVAHPEGLKPHWWGILGIIGWAYLVSALVYLFAKGNLFILMLAFVVFAAINITTHTGVFTHRLWIIGDASSIVLLLGGALITSMYKKLIGTKKYLDFWILISFYGLLSFAFGMFIRPYAGGISKIYATPAWVFVCMGITILVFELLIYLIDIKQKKDWFKLIKPAGTSTLTCYLIPYLLYALFSLVHFHFPHFLSSGIGGILRSFLMAFLVIGIVYFLEKKKLRLKV, encoded by the coding sequence ATGAACCAACTACCGCTGCGTATTTTATCAATCGACGTTTTAAGGGCCATCACCATGTTGCTGATGATCTTTGTAAACGATGTTGCCGGCGTTTCGAATATTCCACAATGGATTGAGCATACGCCAGCCAATGTAGATGGAATGGGTTTTTCAGACCTCATTTTTCCGGCATTTTTGTTTATTGTAGGCCTTTCATTGCCATTTGCCATTCAGAGTAGAAAAGATAAAGGTGCGGGGCTGTTTTCTATTTCAGCTTACATCATCTTAAGGGCATTAGCCTTGATTGTGATGGGCTTTTTTCATGTTAACTTAGAAAATTACGATCACCACTCGGCTTTATTGCCGTATCCGGTTTATACCATTCTCATCACCATTGCTTTCTTTTTAGTGTGGCTAGATTATCCTCAAAACCTCTCGAAGGTTAAAAAGAACGGATTTATTGGCTTAGGTATTTCGCTCATTGTTGTGTTGGTATTGCTGTATAAAGGTGGTTCAGTAGCGCATCCTGAAGGCTTAAAGCCACATTGGTGGGGGATTTTGGGAATCATTGGTTGGGCTTATCTGGTTTCGGCGTTAGTATACCTTTTTGCTAAAGGAAACCTGTTTATACTCATGCTCGCTTTTGTTGTATTTGCAGCCATTAACATTACTACACATACTGGCGTTTTTACCCATCGCTTATGGATTATCGGCGATGCTTCTTCTATTGTCCTCCTGTTAGGCGGCGCATTGATCACTTCGATGTACAAAAAACTGATCGGGACTAAAAAATACCTCGATTTTTGGATATTGATCAGTTTCTATGGTTTATTATCTTTTGCTTTTGGCATGTTTATCAGGCCCTATGCCGGTGGAATTTCTAAAATTTATGCCACCCCAGCCTGGGTATTTGTATGCATGGGCATTACCATCCTGGTTTTCGAATTATTGATCTACCTGATAGATATCAAACAGAAAAAAGATTGGTTTAAACTCATTAAACCTGCCGGTACCAGTACCTTGACGTGCTACCTCATTCCTTATTTGTTGTATGCGCTTTTTAGTTTAGTTCATTTTCATTTTCCGCATTTCCTGAGTTCAGGCATTGGAGGAATCCTCAGGTCTTTTTTGATGGCATTTTTGGTGATCGGGATTGTCTACTTTTTAGAGAAGAAAAAATTGCGTTTAAAAGTTTAA
- the bglX gene encoding beta-glucosidase BglX, producing the protein MKRYLPLALILGISLSATAQDKKIEKKIDSVLKLMTLDEKIGQLNQYTGDRDATGPITNNPDKLKDIRDGKLGSMLNVRGAKETREVQEVAMQSRMKIPLLFGLDVIHGYRVTFPIPLAEAASWDLAEMENAARVAARETAASGVHWTFAPMVDIARDPRWGRVMEGAGEDTYLGSKIAFARVKGFQGKGLGNLDAVMACAKHFAAYGAAIAGRDYNAVDMSEHTLWETYLPPFKAAVDAGAATFMNSFNTLNGIPATGNTYLQRDILKGQWKYQGFVVSDWGSIGEMIAHGYAKDKTEAAELAIKAGSDMDMESRSYLPSLAKLVADKKVSVALIDDAVRRVLRKKFELGLFDDPYRFSNESRQEKELNSPENRKASLKMAEKSIVLLKNDNQVLPLSKNLKKIAVIGPLGKSEKDMQGFWSIAWEKDNLVSLYQGLKNKVGNQTELLYAKGCEVADSSKTGFAEAVEVAKQADVVIMAVGETLDMSGEAKSKANIHMPGVQEDLIKAIQATGKPVVVLVMAGRPLIFNWTADHVPAIMYTWWLGSEAGNAMANVLYGDYNPAGKLPMTFPRDEGQIPLYYNYLSTGRPAKNDKDTRYRSAYLDMPNSPKFAFGYGLSYSTFDYTDLMVSKTQMGINDKITVSFTLNNTGKYAGEEVVQLYLQDKFASVVRPVKELKDFQKVMLKAGESKTITFYIDKEKLSFYSQQLKWGAEPGDFKLMIGTASNNIKLEKDFTLVN; encoded by the coding sequence ATGAAAAGATATTTACCATTAGCCCTGATTTTAGGAATATCCCTTTCGGCTACAGCGCAGGATAAAAAGATCGAAAAGAAGATCGATTCGGTTTTAAAACTGATGACTTTAGATGAAAAAATCGGCCAGTTGAACCAATATACCGGCGACCGCGATGCAACAGGACCCATTACGAATAATCCAGACAAACTAAAAGATATTCGCGATGGTAAGTTAGGCTCGATGCTGAATGTTCGTGGCGCAAAAGAAACCCGCGAAGTACAGGAAGTAGCCATGCAATCGAGAATGAAAATCCCCTTGTTGTTTGGTTTAGATGTTATTCATGGTTATCGTGTCACCTTTCCTATTCCATTGGCTGAGGCCGCTAGCTGGGATTTGGCAGAAATGGAGAATGCTGCGAGGGTTGCTGCCAGAGAAACCGCTGCCTCTGGTGTCCACTGGACATTTGCACCCATGGTTGATATTGCCCGCGATCCGCGTTGGGGAAGGGTAATGGAAGGGGCAGGAGAAGATACTTATCTGGGTTCTAAAATCGCTTTTGCACGGGTAAAAGGTTTCCAGGGTAAAGGTTTAGGTAACCTCGATGCGGTTATGGCCTGTGCAAAACACTTTGCCGCTTATGGTGCGGCTATTGCCGGGAGAGATTATAATGCGGTTGATATGAGCGAACATACCCTATGGGAAACTTATTTGCCGCCATTTAAAGCTGCGGTTGATGCCGGTGCAGCTACTTTTATGAATTCTTTTAATACCTTGAACGGCATTCCAGCCACTGGAAATACTTATTTGCAACGCGATATCTTAAAAGGACAATGGAAATACCAGGGTTTTGTAGTAAGCGATTGGGGATCGATAGGGGAAATGATTGCCCACGGTTATGCAAAAGATAAAACTGAGGCCGCAGAGCTGGCTATAAAAGCAGGTAGCGATATGGATATGGAAAGCAGAAGTTATTTGCCTAGCCTGGCCAAACTGGTTGCTGATAAAAAAGTATCTGTTGCTTTAATTGATGATGCAGTAAGAAGGGTTTTGCGCAAGAAATTCGAATTGGGTTTGTTTGATGATCCATACCGTTTCAGCAACGAAAGCCGCCAGGAAAAGGAATTGAATTCTCCTGAGAACAGAAAAGCTTCGTTAAAAATGGCCGAAAAAAGTATCGTGTTGTTGAAAAATGATAACCAGGTTTTACCCTTATCTAAAAATTTAAAAAAGATTGCAGTGATTGGTCCATTGGGCAAATCGGAAAAAGATATGCAGGGTTTTTGGTCGATTGCCTGGGAGAAAGATAACCTCGTTTCTTTATACCAGGGATTAAAAAATAAAGTCGGCAACCAAACCGAGCTACTTTATGCAAAAGGTTGTGAAGTGGCTGATTCTTCAAAAACAGGCTTTGCCGAAGCTGTAGAGGTGGCTAAACAAGCCGATGTGGTGATAATGGCCGTTGGCGAAACTTTAGATATGAGCGGTGAGGCAAAAAGTAAAGCCAATATCCATATGCCTGGTGTGCAGGAAGATTTAATCAAAGCAATACAAGCTACTGGTAAACCTGTTGTGGTATTGGTAATGGCTGGTCGTCCGCTAATTTTCAACTGGACAGCAGATCATGTTCCTGCCATTATGTATACGTGGTGGTTAGGTAGCGAGGCTGGTAACGCTATGGCCAATGTACTTTATGGCGATTACAATCCTGCAGGTAAATTACCGATGACATTCCCAAGGGATGAAGGACAGATTCCTTTGTATTATAACTATTTAAGCACTGGCCGTCCGGCTAAAAACGATAAAGATACCCGTTACCGTTCTGCTTATTTAGACATGCCGAACAGTCCGAAATTTGCATTTGGTTACGGTTTAAGCTATAGCACTTTCGATTATACAGATTTAATGGTAAGCAAAACGCAGATGGGTATCAATGATAAAATAACAGTAAGTTTTACTTTAAATAATACTGGTAAATATGCGGGAGAAGAGGTAGTTCAGTTGTATCTGCAAGATAAGTTTGCTTCGGTTGTACGTCCCGTTAAAGAGCTGAAAGATTTTCAAAAAGTAATGTTGAAAGCAGGAGAAAGCAAAACCATCACTTTTTATATCGATAAAGAAAAACTCTCCTTTTATAGTCAACAACTTAAATGGGGTGCCGAACCTGGCGACTTTAAATTAATGATCGGAACTGCTTCGAACAACATAAAATTGGAAAAGGATTTTACGCTAGTTAACTAA
- a CDS encoding glycoside hydrolase family 2 TIM barrel-domain containing protein, whose product MLKLFRYIVLFITLFNSQLLFAQQSIRLNNNWEFLKQGLGGIWEAVRPVGVGNPEAVPLWQKVSLPHCVNAEDAVDPDVNYYQGPAWYRTQLKIENPYQNGRTILHFEGAGQKTEVYVYTTKVAAHVGGYDEWTVDITDAVAAFQKTDVYQKQFKGKVPVSVRTDNSRDLEMIPSDLSDFNVYGGIYRYLNLVYVPPLSVDKLFAKAEVDAQGKLGKLSVKARLYNPIGLKEATIQLKLIDAVGKIVSKTEKKLNDLSADIDLWSLEIKKPQLWSTEKPVQYRLQYEVISSAGNYKGEEKIGFRHIDFVEKGPFNLNGKRLLLRGTHRHEDHAGVAAAMTEGMIREEMQMMKDMGVNFIRLGHYQQSRIVLNLCDSLGILVWEEIPWCRGGLGGEVYKQQARRMLTNMVEQHYNHPAIIIWGMGNENDWPGDFPEFDKEKIRTFMKELNDLSHKLDKSRYTAIRRCDFCSDIVDVYSPSIWAGWYRGAYTDYKKVSEDEFAKVKRFLHVEWGGDSHALRHSENPDKALSRIKTGGSADERAGDASLYGGAARISKDGDWSESYITNLIDWHLKEQETMPWLSGTAYWPFKDFSTPVRPDNPVPYMNQKGVVERDFTKKEAYYVFQSYWTDKPMVHIYGHTWPIRWGDEGEEKMVKIYSNCAEAEIFLNGKSFGSKKRNSQDYPAAGLRWNLPFVKGENTVKVIAKKGKETVTDEIKFTYQTEKWTKPAKMELKKIGQQGDVATIEVKLLDANGVQCLDAINLVTFGLTGDGKLIDNQGTSSGSRKVQAYNGRATIKVNLNKGQSTVSVISEGLKTVFTTL is encoded by the coding sequence ATGTTGAAGTTATTTAGATATATAGTCTTATTTATTACGTTGTTTAACAGTCAGTTATTGTTTGCTCAGCAATCAATCCGCTTAAATAATAACTGGGAATTTTTAAAGCAAGGTTTAGGGGGAATATGGGAGGCCGTTCGCCCGGTTGGTGTTGGTAATCCGGAAGCTGTACCACTATGGCAGAAAGTGAGTCTGCCTCATTGTGTTAATGCCGAAGATGCGGTAGATCCTGACGTAAATTATTATCAGGGACCTGCCTGGTACCGTACACAGCTTAAAATTGAAAATCCTTACCAAAACGGCAGAACGATCTTGCATTTCGAAGGTGCCGGACAAAAAACAGAAGTTTATGTCTATACCACCAAGGTAGCAGCTCATGTAGGGGGCTATGACGAGTGGACAGTTGATATTACCGATGCTGTTGCCGCTTTCCAGAAAACGGATGTTTATCAAAAACAGTTTAAGGGTAAAGTTCCGGTTTCAGTACGAACGGATAATTCAAGAGATCTTGAAATGATCCCTTCTGATTTATCAGATTTTAACGTTTACGGAGGTATTTACCGTTACCTCAATCTCGTTTATGTGCCACCACTTTCGGTTGATAAGCTATTTGCCAAAGCTGAAGTTGATGCGCAGGGTAAATTGGGTAAATTGTCTGTTAAAGCCCGCTTGTACAATCCCATTGGGCTTAAAGAGGCTACCATTCAGTTGAAATTGATTGATGCCGTTGGAAAAATTGTAAGTAAAACAGAGAAAAAACTCAACGATTTATCTGCTGATATTGATTTATGGTCGCTCGAAATTAAAAAACCTCAGTTATGGTCTACCGAAAAACCTGTGCAGTATCGTTTGCAATATGAAGTAATTTCTTCAGCAGGCAATTATAAAGGAGAAGAAAAAATTGGTTTCAGGCACATTGATTTTGTAGAAAAAGGGCCCTTTAACCTGAACGGAAAACGTTTATTGTTGCGCGGAACACACCGTCATGAAGACCACGCAGGCGTAGCAGCGGCAATGACTGAAGGGATGATCCGCGAGGAAATGCAGATGATGAAAGATATGGGGGTTAACTTTATCCGCCTGGGGCATTATCAGCAATCGCGCATTGTTTTAAACCTTTGCGATAGTTTAGGGATTCTGGTTTGGGAAGAAATTCCATGGTGCCGCGGTGGCCTTGGTGGCGAGGTATACAAACAACAGGCCCGCAGAATGCTTACCAATATGGTTGAGCAGCATTATAACCATCCAGCCATTATCATTTGGGGTATGGGCAATGAAAACGATTGGCCGGGCGATTTCCCTGAATTTGATAAGGAAAAGATCAGGACTTTCATGAAAGAACTGAACGATCTCTCGCATAAACTGGATAAATCACGGTATACTGCCATTCGCCGCTGCGATTTTTGCAGCGATATTGTAGATGTGTATTCTCCTTCCATTTGGGCAGGTTGGTACCGTGGCGCTTATACCGATTACAAAAAAGTATCAGAAGATGAATTTGCGAAGGTAAAACGCTTTTTACATGTAGAATGGGGCGGAGATAGCCATGCGCTACGCCACTCAGAAAATCCGGATAAAGCCTTGAGTAGGATTAAAACCGGAGGCAGTGCCGATGAAAGGGCAGGTGATGCCTCATTATATGGCGGTGCAGCAAGGATTTCCAAAGATGGCGACTGGAGCGAATCATACATCACCAATTTAATCGATTGGCATTTAAAAGAGCAGGAAACCATGCCCTGGTTAAGTGGTACGGCTTACTGGCCATTCAAAGATTTTTCAACTCCTGTTCGTCCCGATAATCCGGTTCCTTACATGAACCAGAAAGGCGTGGTAGAAAGGGATTTTACCAAAAAAGAAGCTTATTATGTTTTCCAGTCGTATTGGACGGATAAACCAATGGTTCACATTTACGGCCATACCTGGCCAATCCGTTGGGGCGATGAAGGTGAAGAGAAAATGGTAAAAATTTATTCTAACTGTGCGGAAGCCGAAATTTTCTTAAATGGTAAAAGCTTTGGTAGTAAAAAACGCAATAGTCAGGATTACCCGGCAGCGGGTTTGCGCTGGAATCTTCCATTCGTGAAAGGCGAAAACACGGTTAAGGTTATTGCAAAAAAGGGAAAAGAGACGGTAACTGATGAAATAAAATTTACCTATCAAACCGAAAAGTGGACAAAGCCTGCTAAAATGGAATTGAAAAAGATCGGTCAGCAAGGCGATGTGGCAACCATAGAAGTAAAGCTTTTAGATGCCAATGGAGTTCAATGTCTGGACGCAATTAACCTGGTCACTTTTGGTTTAACTGGCGATGGTAAATTAATTGATAATCAGGGTACTTCTTCAGGTTCTCGTAAAGTACAAGCTTATAATGGGAGGGCAACAATTAAAGTAAATTTAAATAAAGGACAAAGTACAGTATCCGTTATTTCTGAAGGTTTAAAAACAGTTTTTACGACTTTATAA
- a CDS encoding glycoside hydrolase family 88 protein, producing MNLKITITALSVLSFSIVKAQKTDVKKAFASAAKQTEVLIRNVDSARKVKPNLVSPRTVENGQFKMVGSKDWTSGFFPAELWYFYQYTKDKKWLNLAKKYTEDIKKEQFNRGTHDLGFMIYCPFGNGYRLTRDPAYKSVIIQAAKSLSTRFNATAGVIKSWDHNGDKWKYPVIIDNMMNLELLFETTKLTGDSSFYKIAVTHANTTMKNHFRPDFSSYHVIDYDTLTGNVRQKLTAQGYANESAWARGQAWALYGYTMCYRETKNKAYLAQADGVAGFILNNKITPADGIPYWDYNDPKIPEASRDASAASITASALYELAKYSTNGKKYKAAANKILNSLSTKYTSKIGANYGFILEHSTGHRPAKSEIDVPINYADYYYLEALLRSKN from the coding sequence ATGAACTTAAAAATAACAATAACGGCGCTAAGTGTATTGTCTTTCAGTATAGTAAAGGCACAAAAAACAGATGTTAAAAAAGCATTTGCATCAGCAGCGAAACAAACAGAAGTATTGATCAGGAATGTAGATTCGGCCAGAAAAGTAAAGCCTAATCTGGTTTCACCACGAACTGTAGAAAACGGACAGTTTAAAATGGTGGGATCAAAAGACTGGACCAGCGGCTTCTTTCCTGCAGAATTATGGTATTTCTATCAGTACACCAAAGATAAAAAATGGCTCAATCTGGCCAAAAAATATACCGAAGACATTAAAAAAGAACAATTTAATCGCGGAACGCACGATTTAGGCTTCATGATCTATTGTCCGTTTGGTAATGGATACCGTTTAACCCGTGATCCTGCTTATAAATCGGTCATTATTCAAGCGGCCAAATCATTATCAACCAGGTTTAATGCTACTGCAGGCGTAATCAAATCATGGGATCATAATGGCGATAAGTGGAAATATCCGGTAATTATCGATAACATGATGAACCTGGAGCTGTTATTCGAAACGACCAAACTAACAGGCGATTCATCTTTCTATAAAATTGCGGTAACCCATGCCAATACCACAATGAAGAATCATTTCAGGCCTGATTTCAGTTCCTATCACGTAATCGATTACGATACTTTAACAGGCAATGTGCGCCAGAAATTAACCGCACAAGGTTACGCTAATGAATCGGCCTGGGCACGTGGACAAGCCTGGGCGTTATATGGTTATACCATGTGTTATCGTGAAACTAAAAACAAGGCATATCTAGCTCAGGCTGATGGTGTTGCTGGTTTTATCTTAAACAATAAAATTACGCCAGCCGACGGGATTCCGTATTGGGATTATAACGATCCGAAGATCCCCGAAGCATCCAGAGATGCCTCTGCTGCATCAATTACAGCTTCTGCACTTTACGAATTGGCAAAGTACAGCACCAATGGGAAAAAATATAAAGCCGCTGCCAATAAAATCTTAAATTCACTTAGCACAAAGTACACCAGTAAAATTGGCGCAAACTATGGCTTTATTTTAGAGCACAGCACAGGGCATCGTCCGGCGAAATCTGAAATTGATGTGCCGATTAATTATGCAGATTATTATTATTTAGAGGCTTTGCTAAGAAGTAAAAATTAA
- a CDS encoding alginate lyase family protein: MKKIISYVLLVLFCFSGTAFASPVPKDKLRVSDLKKDATALLKKQILAEAAWAMQQKPITVTASSSPRSAGGKHDFFSEADYFWPDPQNPDGPYINRDGLTNPDNFLAHRKAMVRFSKIIGALASAYKITGNEKYVKEAVKHFQAWFINSETLMNPNLLFAQAVKGKFTGRNYGIIDTIHLMEVAQGALIMEKAKAFDKNTAKGVKKWFADYTLWLNTSKPGIQEKTVKNNHATCWAMQVASFARLCGDENMLDSLRTSFKTILLPNQMGIDGSFPLEMARTKPYGYSIFNLDAMTMLCQILSTPKDNLWNFETADGKSIKKGLIYLYPFVADKSKWTLKPDVMYWENWPVAQPFLLFGAVQYNQSNWYQTWVKLDHHPQVEEVIRNLPIRNPLIWL; encoded by the coding sequence ATGAAAAAAATCATCTCTTATGTCTTATTAGTGTTGTTCTGTTTTAGCGGAACGGCCTTTGCATCACCCGTACCCAAGGATAAGCTCAGGGTGTCGGATTTAAAAAAGGATGCTACAGCTTTGTTAAAAAAGCAGATTTTAGCCGAAGCTGCCTGGGCCATGCAACAAAAACCCATCACGGTTACCGCTTCATCTTCGCCAAGAAGTGCAGGTGGTAAGCACGATTTCTTTTCCGAAGCCGATTATTTCTGGCCCGATCCTCAAAACCCTGATGGCCCGTACATCAATAGGGATGGATTAACCAATCCTGATAACTTTTTAGCACACCGTAAGGCAATGGTCCGTTTTAGTAAAATTATAGGTGCGCTAGCCTCTGCCTACAAAATTACAGGTAATGAGAAATATGTTAAAGAAGCTGTTAAACATTTTCAAGCCTGGTTTATCAATTCAGAGACATTGATGAATCCTAATCTATTGTTTGCACAAGCGGTAAAAGGTAAATTTACAGGTCGTAATTATGGTATTATCGATACTATTCATTTAATGGAGGTGGCTCAAGGTGCATTAATAATGGAAAAAGCAAAAGCATTTGATAAAAATACCGCGAAAGGCGTAAAAAAATGGTTTGCCGATTATACTTTATGGCTAAACACCAGCAAACCAGGTATTCAGGAGAAAACAGTAAAGAATAACCACGCCACTTGTTGGGCCATGCAGGTGGCTTCATTCGCCCGGCTTTGCGGAGATGAAAACATGCTTGATTCGTTACGAACCAGTTTTAAAACCATCCTTTTGCCAAACCAAATGGGTATTGATGGTAGTTTTCCATTAGAAATGGCCAGAACGAAACCTTATGGTTATTCGATTTTTAATCTTGATGCCATGACCATGCTTTGCCAGATCTTATCGACACCAAAAGATAACCTCTGGAATTTTGAAACAGCTGATGGTAAATCCATAAAAAAAGGATTAATCTATTTATATCCGTTTGTTGCCGATAAAAGCAAGTGGACCTTAAAACCTGATGTGATGTATTGGGAGAACTGGCCGGTAGCACAGCCCTTTTTATTGTTTGGTGCAGTACAATACAATCAAAGCAATTGGTATCAAACCTGGGTAAAATTAGACCATCATCCTCAGGTAGAAGAAGTAATTAGAAATTTACCTATCCGTAACCCACTAATCTGGTTATAA
- a CDS encoding glycoside hydrolase family 2 TIM barrel-domain containing protein — MLKAKSLLLLFITAVTGLNTYAQDAGRKTISLNDQWEFNKENGPVEKVNIPHTWNDKDVLDDVAGYYRGLGIYKRKLKLDESAKGKAIFLVFNGVAQEAEVLVNGKSAAKHIGSYTRFIVPISSYLNYKDDIIEVRANNRFNEDIPPLTADFTFFGGLYRNVTLLITEPVHFSQKENGSGGVFITTPQVSASTASVQIKSFIDNSSNTAKKVQVLTTVFDAKGNSVANQTVAVNLGKGNMLVIQDIKSIQKPELWSPENPYLYRIVTKIIDAKTKAVIDQVSNPLGFRWFKFDAEKGFFLNDKPVKIIGASRHQDYENRGNATPDALQIKDIELLKAMGGNFLRVAHYPQDPQILEACDRLGILASVEIPVVNTITETEAFTTNCLNMQTEMIKQNFNHPSIIIWAYMNEILLRLKFSNDKPRQQIYFDHVRELAQKLDSLTRKQDPSRYTLLVNHGAWDIYNKVGLTKIPMIVGWNLYSGWYSGVPEDFAKFLDRHHKELPNTPFMVTEYGADADPRIHSFSPIRFDKSVEYGIKFNLVYLNAMLSRPFVAGGQAWNLADFNSETREETMPHINNKGLLTIGREPKDTYFLYQAYLLGKPFIKITSAQWKDRTGTADSVALSSTQPIQVATNLKSAELFLNGKSLGVKEAVDHIIDWQVPFVNGKNQLRVVSRDQNDQADINFQLQPFKFNDSNIPFKNINVLLGSKRFYIDEKEHQLWMPDQPYKAGAWGWIGGDPYKGTNNRITYGSDKNILGTDNDPVYQTQQVGIKQFKFDVPDGEYELALHFAELVGGETKEALAYNLDNNHKKEVEEQRIFDVSINGTSFMSKVNLAANFGYTTAVKKTTRITVQNGKGILIDFDAIQGKPVLNAIQLRKIY, encoded by the coding sequence ATGTTAAAAGCGAAATCACTTTTATTACTATTTATTACCGCAGTTACCGGTCTAAACACCTATGCCCAGGATGCCGGACGGAAAACCATCAGTTTAAACGATCAATGGGAATTTAACAAAGAAAACGGACCTGTTGAAAAAGTGAATATTCCGCATACCTGGAACGATAAGGATGTTTTGGATGATGTAGCTGGTTATTACCGTGGATTGGGGATTTATAAACGTAAGCTCAAACTCGATGAAAGTGCAAAAGGAAAAGCTATCTTTCTGGTGTTTAACGGCGTAGCACAAGAAGCTGAAGTATTAGTTAATGGCAAATCAGCAGCCAAACATATCGGCAGTTACACCCGTTTTATTGTGCCGATTTCTTCATATTTAAACTATAAAGATGATATAATCGAAGTAAGGGCAAATAACCGTTTTAATGAAGATATTCCACCACTCACCGCCGATTTTACATTTTTTGGTGGTTTATATCGAAACGTAACCTTATTGATTACCGAACCGGTTCATTTTTCACAAAAGGAAAATGGAAGTGGAGGTGTCTTCATTACGACTCCGCAAGTTTCAGCTTCAACAGCGAGTGTACAGATTAAAAGTTTTATCGATAATTCTTCAAATACTGCAAAAAAAGTACAGGTTTTAACTACGGTATTCGATGCCAAAGGGAATTCGGTGGCAAATCAAACAGTGGCTGTCAATTTAGGGAAGGGCAATATGCTTGTTATTCAGGATATTAAATCGATTCAAAAGCCTGAATTATGGTCGCCTGAAAATCCATATTTGTATCGCATAGTGACTAAAATTATCGATGCTAAAACTAAAGCAGTAATCGATCAGGTTTCCAATCCATTAGGTTTCCGCTGGTTTAAGTTTGATGCCGAGAAAGGATTTTTCTTAAATGATAAACCTGTAAAAATTATCGGTGCCAGCCGTCATCAGGATTATGAGAATAGGGGAAATGCCACACCCGATGCCCTGCAGATTAAAGATATCGAACTGCTTAAGGCTATGGGCGGAAACTTTTTAAGAGTAGCTCATTATCCTCAGGATCCACAGATTTTAGAAGCTTGCGACCGTTTGGGCATTTTAGCTTCGGTTGAAATTCCAGTGGTAAACACCATTACTGAAACGGAAGCTTTTACAACGAACTGTTTGAACATGCAGACCGAAATGATCAAACAGAATTTCAATCACCCAAGTATTATCATTTGGGCCTACATGAACGAGATTTTACTACGCTTAAAGTTTTCTAACGATAAACCCCGTCAACAGATCTATTTTGATCATGTGCGCGAACTTGCCCAAAAATTGGATAGTTTAACCCGTAAACAAGATCCTTCCCGTTATACCCTTTTGGTTAATCATGGTGCATGGGATATTTATAACAAAGTGGGTTTGACAAAAATCCCAATGATTGTGGGTTGGAATTTATATTCTGGCTGGTATTCAGGCGTTCCTGAAGATTTTGCTAAATTTTTAGACCGTCACCATAAAGAATTACCCAATACTCCTTTCATGGTGACCGAATATGGGGCTGATGCCGATCCAAGGATCCATTCTTTTTCGCCTATCCGTTTTGATAAAAGTGTAGAATACGGCATTAAATTTAATCTGGTTTACCTCAATGCCATGCTCAGCAGACCTTTTGTCGCCGGTGGCCAGGCCTGGAATTTAGCCGATTTCAATTCCGAAACCCGCGAAGAAACCATGCCGCACATTAACAATAAGGGTTTATTAACGATTGGCCGCGAGCCAAAAGATACCTATTTCCTTTATCAGGCTTATTTGTTGGGCAAACCCTTTATCAAAATTACCTCTGCACAATGGAAAGATAGAACTGGAACTGCCGATTCTGTGGCGCTAAGCAGTACACAGCCCATTCAGGTGGCAACCAACCTAAAATCGGCAGAACTTTTTTTGAATGGTAAAAGTTTAGGCGTTAAAGAAGCAGTCGACCATATTATCGATTGGCAGGTACCTTTCGTTAATGGTAAAAACCAGTTGCGTGTAGTTTCCAGAGATCAAAATGATCAGGCCGACATTAACTTCCAGTTGCAACCTTTCAAATTTAACGACAGCAATATCCCTTTTAAAAATATCAATGTCCTTTTAGGTTCGAAACGTTTTTATATCGACGAAAAAGAACATCAGCTTTGGATGCCAGATCAACCGTATAAAGCTGGTGCCTGGGGCTGGATAGGTGGCGACCCCTACAAGGGAACTAATAACCGCATTACCTATGGCAGCGATAAGAATATTTTAGGTACCGATAACGATCCGGTTTACCAGACCCAACAGGTAGGTATTAAACAGTTTAAATTCGATGTGCCCGATGGAGAATATGAATTGGCGCTTCATTTTGCCGAACTCGTTGGCGGCGAAACCAAAGAAGCTTTAGCCTATAACTTAGATAATAACCATAAAAAAGAAGTAGAGGAGCAGCGCATTTTTGATGTTTCTATAAACGGAACATCATTTATGTCTAAAGTTAATCTAGCTGCCAATTTCGGTTATACTACCGCAGTAAAGAAAACAACCAGAATTACGGTGCAAAATGGAAAGGGCATTTTAATCGATTTTGATGCCATCCAGGGGAAACCGGTTTTAAATGCTATTCAACTTAGAAAAATCTATTAA